One window of the Prinia subflava isolate CZ2003 ecotype Zambia chromosome 1, Cam_Psub_1.2, whole genome shotgun sequence genome contains the following:
- the MIOS gene encoding GATOR2 complex protein MIOS codes for MSGSKPDILWAPHHVDRFVVCDSELSLYHIDSAVSSELKAGSLRLSEETTATLLSINSDTPYMKCVAWYPKYDPECLLAVGQANGRVVLTSLGQDHNSKSKDLIGKEFVPKHARQCNTLAWNPLDSNWLAAGLDKHRADFSVLIWDISSKYAPETAVATEKVRLSAGDAEAGLVVTKPLYELGQNDACLSLCWLPRDQKLLLAGMHRNLAIFDLRNTSQKIFVNTKAVQGVTVDPYFHDRVASFYEGQVAIWDLRKFEKPVLTLTEQPKPLTKVAWCPTRTGLLATLTRDSNIIRLYDMQHTPTPIGDETEPTIIERSVQPCENYIASFAWHPTSQNRMVVVTPNRTMSDFTVFERISLAWSPVTSLMWACGRHLYECTEEGKASSLEKDIATKMRLRALSRYGLDTEQVWRNHLLAGNEDPQLKSLWYTLHFMKQYTEDMDQKLTGNKGPLVYAGIKSIVKSSLGTTENLRQSRSGSDRQADIIQYLSEERSLALQLCGWIKKGTDLDVEPFLNSLEQEGDWERAAAVALFNLDIRRAIQILNKGASSGKGDLNLNVVAMALSGYTDEKNSLWREMCSTLRLQLNNPYLCAMFAFLTSESGSYDGVLYENNVAVRDRVAFACKFLNDAQLNRFIEKLTNEMKEAGNLEGILLTGLTKDGVDLMESYVDRTGDVQTASYCMLQGSPSDVLKDERVQYWIENYRNLLDAWRFWHKRAEFDIHRSKLDPSSKPLAQVFVSCNFCGKSISYSCSAIPHQGRGFSQYGVSGSPTKSKVTSCPGCRKPLPRCALCLINMGTPVSSCPGGSKSDEKVDLSKDKKLAQFNNWFTWCHNCRHGGHAGHMLSWFRDHTECPVSACSCKCMQLDTTGNLVPAETVQA; via the exons ATGAGTGGCTCCAAACCTGATATCCTGTGGGCCCCACACCACGTTGACAGATTTGTTGTGTGCGATTCAGAGCTGAGCCTTTATCACATTGACTCTGCCGTAAGCTCTGAACTCAAGGCGGGGTCCTTGCGGTTGTCGGAGGAAACCACGGCTACACTGCTGTCGATAAACTCGGATACACCGTACATGAAATGCGTGGCTTGGTATCCCAAGTATGATCCTGAATGCCTCCTTGCCGTGGGACAGGCCAATGGCCGGGTGGTACTGACCAGCCTTGGGCAAGACCACAACTCAAAATCCAAAGATCTGATAGGCAAAGAGTTTGTTCCCAAACACGCCCGGCAATGCAATACCCTGGCCTGGAACCCCCTGGATAGCAACTGGCTTGCGGCTGGGTTAGATAAGCATCGGGCCGACTTCTCAGTACTGATCTGGGATATCAGCAGCAAATACGCCCCAGAGACTGCAGTTGCTACAGAGAAAGTGAGGCTTTCAGCAGGAGATGCAGAGGCAGGCCTGGTAGTAACAAAACCACTATATGAATTAGGACAGAATGATGcttgtctctctctctgttggCTTCCACGGGATCAGAAGCTGCTGTTGGCTGGAATGCATCGAAATCTGGCTATCTTTGATCTTAGGAACACAAGccaaaaaatatttgtcaaCACCAAGGCTGTCCAAGGAGTGACTGTTGATCCCTATTTCCACGATCGTGTTGCTTCCTTCTATGAAGGTCAGGTTGCCATATGGGATTTAAGAAAGTTTGAAAAGCCTGTTTTGACCCTGACAGAGCAACCAAAACCCTTAACAAAAGTTGCATGGTGTCCAACAAGGACTGGACTGTTAGCTACTTTAACAAGGGATAGTAACATCATTAGACTGTATGACATGCAGCATACTCCCACCCCTATCGGAGATGAAACTGAGCCGACAATAATTGAAAGAAGTGTCCAACCATGTGAAAATTACATTGCTTCATTTGCCTGGCATCCCACAAGCCAAAATCGAATGGTAGTAGTGACTCCCAACAGGACTATGTCTGACTTCACAGTTTTTGAAAGAATTTCTCTTGCGTGGAGCCCAGTGACATCCTTAATGTGGGCTTGTGGGCGACATTTGTATGAGTGtacagaagaaggaaaggcTAGTTCCTTGGAAAAAGACATTGCAACCAAAATGCGCCTCAGAGCTCTGTCAAGGTATGGTCTTGACACTGAACAAGTTTGGAGAAATCACCTCCTAGCTGGAAATGAAGATCCTCAGCTGAAATCGCTTTGGTACACTCTGCATT TTATGAAGCAGTATACTGAAGATATGGATCAAAAACTTACAGGAAACAAAGGTCCTTTAGTTTACGCTGGCATTAAATCAATTGTGAAGTCATCTTTGG GAACAACAGAGAAcctcaggcagagcaggagtgGATCTGATAGACAGGCAGATATTATTCAATATCTGAGTGAGGAGAGATCTTTGGCCTTGCAGCTCTGTGGGTGGATAAAGAAAGGAACAGACCTAGATGTGGAACCTTTCCTAAATTCATTGGAACAGGAAGGAGACTGGGAGCGAGCTGCTGCTGTAGCACTTTTCAACTTGGACATACGGCGAGCAATACAAATTCTGAATAAAGGGGCTTCCTCAGGAAAAG GTGATCTGAACCTTAATGTAGTAGCAATGGCTCTGTCAGGCTACACAGACGAGAAGAACTCACTTTGGAGAGAAATGTGCAGTACTCTAAGACTGCAGCTGAACAATCCCTACCTGTGTGCTATGTTTGCTTTCCTGACGAGTGAGTCTGGCTCATATGATGGTGTTTTG TATGAAAATAACGTAGCTGTACGAGACAGAGTGGCATTTGCTTGCAAGTTCCTCAATGATGCTCAG ctCAACAGGTTTATTGAAAAGCTGACAAATGAGATGAAAGAGGCTGGGAATTTGGAGGGAATACTGTTAACAGGGCTGACAAAGGATGGAGTTGACTTGATGGAAAGTTATGTTGACAGAACTGGAGATGTCCAGACAGCAAGCTACTGCATGCTACAG GGTTCCCCATCAGATGTACTTAAGGATGAAAGGGTTCAGTACTGGATTGAGAACTACAGGAATCTCTTAGATGCCTGGAGGTTTTGGCATAAACGTGCAGAATTTGATATCCATAGGAGTAAGCTGGATCCCAGCTCAAAACCTTTAGCCCAG GTGTTTGTGAGTTgcaatttctgtggaaaatcaATCTCTTACAGCTGTTCAGCTATTCCTCATCAGGGGCGAGGTTTTAGCCAGTATGGAGTCAGCGGTTCACCAACCAAGTCAAAAGTCACGAGCTGTCCTGGCTGCCGTAAGCCCCTTCCCCGCTGTGCACTTTGCTTGATAAACATGGGAACACCAGTTTCCAGCTGTCCAG